From a region of the Kaistia sp. 32K genome:
- a CDS encoding ABC transporter substrate-binding protein: MRAWVNKFGLIVAAWALTGPALAAPAPAAVPVAAPQRIVSINACADQLLLALADPGQIAALSLYATDPAYSYLAEQAKAFRHDAGAAETVIERKPDLVLAGKFTKRETRAMLKRLGYKVVELDNVKSIDDSIAQIRDVAALIGHPDRGDDLIARIEAARAKAAAADPGGHEPTVAVYQRRGYVTGQNTLTGELLRLAGFDDMGGALAGKTGGFVPLERIVTGKPDLLVVADPHIVAADQGSALLAHPALRELYPADRRITLPGRLTICAGPSLPEAIDTLAAERARLGRS, encoded by the coding sequence ATGCGCGCGTGGGTCAACAAGTTCGGTCTGATTGTGGCAGCTTGGGCACTAACCGGCCCTGCGCTGGCCGCTCCCGCGCCCGCTGCCGTACCTGTGGCCGCGCCGCAGCGGATCGTCTCGATCAACGCCTGCGCCGACCAGTTGCTGCTGGCGCTCGCCGATCCCGGCCAGATCGCGGCGCTTTCGCTCTATGCGACCGATCCCGCCTATTCCTATCTCGCCGAGCAGGCGAAGGCCTTCCGGCATGACGCCGGCGCGGCCGAGACCGTGATCGAGCGCAAGCCCGACCTCGTCCTCGCCGGCAAGTTCACCAAGCGCGAGACGCGCGCGATGCTGAAGCGGCTCGGCTACAAGGTCGTCGAGCTCGACAACGTGAAATCGATCGACGATTCGATCGCCCAGATCCGCGACGTCGCGGCGCTGATCGGCCATCCCGATCGCGGCGACGACCTGATCGCCCGCATCGAGGCGGCGCGGGCGAAGGCCGCGGCTGCCGATCCCGGCGGGCACGAACCAACCGTCGCCGTCTACCAGCGTCGCGGCTATGTCACCGGCCAGAACACGCTGACCGGCGAACTGCTGCGCCTTGCCGGCTTCGACGACATGGGCGGCGCGCTCGCCGGCAAGACCGGCGGCTTCGTGCCGCTCGAGCGCATCGTCACCGGCAAGCCCGATCTCCTCGTCGTCGCCGATCCGCATATCGTCGCCGCCGACCAGGGCAGCGCGCTGCTCGCCCATCCCGCGCTCCGCGAACTCTACCCGGCTGATCGCCGCATCACCCTGCCCGGCCGGCTCACCATCTGCGCCGGGCCGTCGCTGCCGGAAGCGATCGATACGCTCGCCGCCGAACGCGCCCGCCTCGGCCGCTCGTAA
- a CDS encoding ABC transporter ATP-binding protein, with protein sequence MTASLLRAKGIAATLGRRSVLEKVDLAVAAGELVVVIGPNGAGKTTLVRRLAGLLDGPGSIHIGDQRSEALSPRVRARRIGYLPQGHVFHWPLSVADVVALGRIPHGAGAADLGESDRAAVLRALEATGTLDFAERAVTTLSGGERARVALARVLAGEPEIILVDEPVAALDVRYQFVVLDLLRERARAGAAIVAVLHDLSLAARYADRLVLIAGGRIVAEGPPAAVLTEHNLAATFGIRATIETQEGRLIVTPQGAI encoded by the coding sequence ATGACAGCCTCCCTGTTGCGCGCGAAAGGCATCGCCGCCACGCTCGGCCGGCGCAGCGTGCTCGAAAAGGTCGATCTCGCGGTCGCCGCCGGCGAGCTTGTCGTCGTGATCGGGCCGAACGGCGCCGGCAAGACGACGCTGGTCCGCCGGCTCGCCGGACTGCTCGACGGACCGGGATCGATCCATATCGGCGACCAGCGGAGCGAGGCGCTTTCGCCGCGCGTCCGCGCTCGCCGGATCGGCTATCTACCGCAGGGCCACGTCTTCCACTGGCCGCTCTCCGTCGCCGACGTCGTGGCGCTCGGGCGCATTCCGCATGGCGCCGGCGCCGCCGATCTCGGCGAGAGCGACCGCGCCGCCGTGCTGCGCGCGCTGGAGGCGACGGGCACGCTCGATTTCGCCGAGCGCGCCGTGACGACGCTATCGGGCGGCGAACGCGCCCGCGTCGCGCTCGCCCGCGTGCTCGCCGGCGAGCCGGAGATCATCCTCGTCGACGAGCCGGTCGCAGCCCTCGATGTCCGCTACCAGTTCGTCGTGCTCGACCTCTTGCGCGAGCGGGCGAGGGCCGGCGCGGCGATCGTCGCCGTGCTGCACGATCTCTCGCTCGCCGCCCGCTATGCCGACCGGCTGGTGCTGATCGCGGGCGGTCGCATTGTGGCGGAGGGGCCGCCCGCGGCGGTGCTGACAGAGCACAATCTCGCCGCGACCTTCGGCATAAGGGCGACGATCGAGACGCAGGAAGGCCGCCTGATCGTCACGCCGCAGGGGGCCATCTAG
- a CDS encoding TonB-dependent siderophore receptor, protein MTFSERRRGRAALSLFASLPVMLAAGAASADQLDDIVVTAYRSPTDITKSGSAITVIPGDKINNASPGSLVDVLRQVPGVTVTQSGGPGGTTEVSIRGAEAGDTLVLIDGVRVNDPASARNTFDFAVFSPTDIERVEVLRGPQSALYGSDAMGGVINIITRKRTGALTATAGVEGGSYGTVAGNATAGGSVGPVSLSVSGTAFDTHGFSRVGDRDDGEADGTRKFAGTARGSYDSGEGKAFSFGVTAYRQESDVDRGSKPTDDLPGYERNRDVVSGFGRFDFESFDGKIANQINFFGTQTTSAYIEPLTLTNKPSTSFLGRVGDSTGLDYGVEYQGTIDLARYGTLIVGGRAERESGEQDTTTTSLAGVDKNVQSFDDARTLLAVYALQQFTLFDNLNLSLGGRYDEDVDGQGFLTGRATAAYLINPTGTKLRGSFGNAAKRPTMFQLFDAQYGNPDLIDEESWGGDVGIDQELFDGRVQVSATGFYNRFTNLISYSLATNDYINITNAETSGLELSADAVLVPSVLKATGTYTYLHATNLDSGLPLSRRPENSGSLTLTYTGIENFEFGATAIFVGERFNNDPAKAAQLVPLDGYTKIDLNASYRLNPQTTLYARLENLTNVEYQDAFGYNNAGRSGYVGLRWTH, encoded by the coding sequence ATGACATTCTCCGAACGGCGCCGGGGGCGCGCCGCTCTCTCCCTGTTTGCGTCTTTGCCCGTGATGCTCGCCGCCGGTGCCGCGAGCGCCGATCAGCTCGACGACATCGTCGTGACCGCGTATCGCAGCCCGACCGACATCACCAAATCCGGCAGCGCCATCACCGTCATTCCCGGCGACAAGATCAACAACGCCTCGCCGGGCTCGCTGGTCGATGTGCTGCGCCAGGTGCCGGGCGTCACCGTCACCCAGTCGGGCGGTCCCGGCGGCACCACCGAGGTGAGCATTCGCGGCGCCGAGGCGGGCGATACGCTGGTGCTGATCGACGGCGTGCGGGTCAACGACCCCGCCAGCGCTCGCAACACCTTCGATTTCGCCGTGTTCTCGCCGACCGATATCGAGCGGGTCGAAGTCCTGCGCGGCCCGCAGAGCGCGCTCTATGGCTCCGACGCCATGGGCGGCGTCATCAACATCATTACCCGCAAGCGCACCGGCGCGCTGACCGCGACGGCCGGCGTCGAGGGCGGCAGCTACGGCACCGTCGCCGGCAACGCCACGGCCGGCGGCAGCGTCGGCCCGGTCAGCCTCTCGGTCAGCGGCACGGCCTTCGACACGCACGGCTTCTCGCGCGTCGGCGATCGCGACGACGGCGAGGCGGACGGCACGCGCAAGTTCGCCGGCACGGCGCGCGGCAGCTACGACTCGGGCGAGGGCAAGGCGTTCAGCTTCGGCGTCACCGCCTATCGCCAGGAATCGGACGTCGATAGGGGCTCGAAGCCGACCGACGACCTGCCGGGCTACGAGCGCAACCGCGACGTCGTCTCCGGCTTCGGCCGTTTCGATTTCGAATCGTTCGACGGCAAGATCGCCAACCAGATCAACTTCTTCGGCACCCAGACGACGAGCGCCTATATCGAGCCGCTGACGCTCACCAACAAGCCGAGCACGAGCTTTCTCGGCCGGGTCGGCGACTCGACCGGCCTCGACTATGGCGTCGAATACCAGGGCACGATCGATCTCGCCCGCTACGGCACGCTGATCGTCGGCGGCCGGGCCGAGCGCGAATCCGGCGAGCAGGACACGACGACAACCTCGCTCGCCGGCGTCGATAAGAACGTGCAGAGCTTCGACGACGCGCGCACGCTGCTCGCGGTCTACGCGCTGCAGCAGTTCACCCTGTTCGACAATCTGAACCTGTCGCTCGGCGGGCGCTATGACGAGGACGTCGACGGCCAGGGCTTCCTGACCGGGCGCGCCACCGCCGCCTATCTGATCAACCCGACCGGCACCAAGCTCCGCGGCAGCTTCGGCAACGCCGCCAAGCGGCCGACCATGTTCCAGCTGTTCGATGCACAATACGGCAATCCGGATCTCATTGATGAGGAGAGCTGGGGCGGTGATGTCGGCATCGACCAGGAGCTGTTCGATGGCCGGGTGCAAGTTTCGGCGACCGGCTTCTACAACCGCTTCACCAACCTTATCAGCTACTCGCTCGCGACGAACGACTACATCAACATCACCAATGCCGAGACCTCCGGCCTCGAGCTCTCGGCCGACGCGGTGCTCGTGCCCTCCGTGCTGAAGGCGACCGGCACCTACACCTATCTCCACGCCACCAATCTCGACAGCGGCCTGCCGCTGTCGCGCCGGCCGGAGAACAGCGGCTCGCTGACGCTGACCTATACCGGCATCGAGAATTTCGAGTTCGGCGCCACGGCGATCTTCGTCGGCGAGCGCTTCAACAACGATCCGGCGAAAGCGGCCCAGTTGGTTCCGCTGGATGGCTACACCAAGATTGACCTCAACGCGTCCTACCGGCTCAATCCCCAGACGACGCTCTATGCCCGGCTGGAGAACCTGACCAACGTCGAATACCAGGACGCCTTCGGCTACAACAATGCCGGCCGTTCGGGCTATGTCGGATTGAGATGGACGCATTGA
- a CDS encoding iron ABC transporter permease: protein MDALTAARPDILKRGAASRFLVPGLVALVVILFLLSLGIGPVILPLRAVVDGLLGTGDEAARLIVREIRLPRAILAVAIGFSLGLSGAALQGLLRNPLASPSLFGAPSAAAFGAVLVIAFGVFDALSFFLPIAAMLGALLSVGLLLLIAGPRASLLVVILAGLAISSLAGAATSLALNLAPNPFAALEIAFWLLGSLEDRSMQHVYIALPFIAAGTILLFVDGAAFRALTLGEDAAASLGIRLGRVRLRVVLGVALAVGGGVAVAGTIGFVGLVAPHLVRPFVRHDPARLMWPAALSGAALLTAADILVRIIPAQNEIKVGVVTALIGAPLFIVLVFRHRRGLTGEVS from the coding sequence ATGGACGCATTGACCGCAGCACGGCCGGACATTCTGAAACGAGGGGCGGCGAGCCGCTTCCTCGTGCCCGGCCTGGTTGCGCTCGTCGTCATCCTCTTCCTGTTGTCGCTCGGCATCGGCCCCGTCATCCTGCCGCTGCGCGCCGTCGTCGACGGGCTGCTCGGCACGGGCGACGAGGCCGCCCGGCTGATCGTCCGGGAAATCCGCCTGCCGCGCGCCATCCTCGCGGTGGCGATCGGCTTCTCGCTCGGCCTTTCGGGCGCGGCGCTGCAGGGGCTGCTGCGCAATCCGCTCGCCTCGCCGTCTCTGTTCGGCGCGCCATCGGCGGCGGCCTTCGGTGCCGTGCTCGTCATCGCCTTCGGCGTGTTCGACGCGCTTTCCTTCTTCCTGCCGATCGCGGCCATGCTCGGCGCGCTGCTCTCGGTTGGATTACTGCTCCTGATTGCCGGCCCGCGCGCCAGCCTGCTCGTCGTCATCCTCGCCGGCCTCGCCATTTCGAGCCTGGCGGGGGCGGCGACCTCCTTGGCCCTCAATCTCGCGCCGAACCCCTTCGCAGCACTCGAGATCGCCTTCTGGCTGCTCGGCTCGCTCGAGGATCGCAGCATGCAGCACGTCTACATCGCGCTGCCCTTCATCGCTGCCGGCACGATCCTTCTGTTTGTGGATGGGGCCGCCTTCCGCGCGCTGACGCTCGGCGAGGACGCGGCCGCCAGCCTCGGCATTCGGCTCGGCCGGGTGCGGCTTCGCGTCGTCCTCGGCGTCGCGCTGGCGGTCGGTGGGGGCGTCGCGGTTGCCGGCACGATCGGCTTCGTCGGCCTCGTCGCACCGCATCTGGTGCGGCCCTTCGTGCGCCACGATCCGGCGCGGCTGATGTGGCCGGCGGCACTCTCCGGCGCCGCCTTGCTGACGGCCGCCGACATCCTGGTGCGGATCATTCCGGCACAGAACGAGATCAAGGTCGGCGTCGTGACGGCGCTGATCGGCGCGCCGCTCTTCATCGTGCTGGTGTTCCGCCATCGGCGCGGGCTGACGGGGGAGGTGTCGTGA
- the cobD gene encoding threonine-phosphate decarboxylase CobD has translation MLDLTALPRHGGALRDASERHGVPLADWLDLSTGINPHPYPLPDLPMEGLHRLPDPAALADLIAIARETYRVPRGVALNAVAGSDLALRLLPLIAPAGDVAVVGPTYAGHAEAWGASNRRVTIVPSLAEAAERAPIVVIVNPNNPDGRRFDPAELLTVGITLASRGGMLVVDEAFGDVAPELSVIPHLSGEPVVVLRSFGKFYGLAGLRLGFVAGRADLVAPLARLLGDWPVSGPAISIGAQALADSAWQASARRRLRAGRERLDAILEDAGLEIAGGTDLFVLARTSNATALHEALARQGIWTRIFADRPGVIRFGLPADDRFDRLRAAFARI, from the coding sequence ATGCTGGATCTGACCGCCCTTCCCCGTCACGGCGGCGCCCTTCGGGACGCCTCGGAGCGCCATGGCGTTCCGCTTGCCGACTGGCTCGACCTCTCGACCGGCATCAACCCGCATCCCTATCCGCTGCCCGATCTGCCGATGGAGGGCCTCCATCGCCTGCCGGATCCCGCGGCGCTCGCGGATCTCATCGCCATCGCACGGGAAACCTATCGCGTGCCGCGCGGCGTGGCGCTTAACGCCGTCGCGGGCTCCGATCTCGCACTCCGCCTGCTGCCGCTGATCGCGCCGGCCGGCGACGTCGCCGTTGTCGGGCCGACCTATGCCGGGCATGCCGAAGCGTGGGGCGCTTCCAACCGGCGCGTCACGATCGTCCCCTCGCTTGCCGAGGCCGCCGAACGGGCGCCGATCGTCGTAATCGTCAATCCCAACAATCCGGACGGCCGCCGCTTTGACCCGGCCGAACTGCTGACCGTCGGGATTACCTTGGCCAGCCGGGGCGGCATGCTCGTCGTCGATGAGGCGTTCGGCGATGTCGCTCCCGAATTGAGCGTCATTCCTCACCTCTCCGGCGAGCCGGTCGTCGTCCTGCGCTCGTTCGGAAAGTTTTATGGGCTGGCCGGCCTCCGCCTCGGTTTCGTTGCCGGTCGGGCGGATCTCGTTGCCCCGTTGGCGCGGCTTCTCGGCGACTGGCCGGTCTCGGGTCCTGCTATTTCGATCGGCGCCCAGGCCCTCGCCGATTCGGCCTGGCAGGCCTCAGCGCGTCGCCGTCTTCGCGCCGGTCGCGAACGGTTGGACGCGATTCTCGAAGACGCGGGACTGGAAATCGCCGGCGGCACGGATCTGTTCGTGCTGGCCCGGACGTCGAATGCGACCGCGTTGCACGAGGCACTGGCCCGGCAGGGCATCTGGACGCGTATCTTTGCCGATCGGCCCGGCGTCATCCGGTTCGGCCTCCCCGCCGACGATCGGTTCGACCGCCTCCGGGCTGCGTTCGCCCGGATCTAG
- the cbiB gene encoding adenosylcobinamide-phosphate synthase CbiB has protein sequence MTEFPFDFRLLLLIAAIGIDALVGDPDWIWRRLPHPVTWFGALIGLSDRTFNRDAAAPWIRRIAGVLVIVVLVAIAWFAGVLVERLAASFTYGFVLIPVIASVLLASRSLYVHVARVLQAFYSGGLDTARQAVSMIVGRDPESLDKAGVTRAAIESTAENFSDGVVAPAFWFAVFGLPGLFAYKMINTADSMIGHRSARHEAFGWAAARLDDLVNLPASRLAGFLITMAAPFAGGTIKQSFMAMLDDARKHRSPNAGWPEAAMAGALGLALAGPRRYGERVVEDPYLNDAGRHEAGPGDIGRALKILRAATALGATGILMLWLWLHT, from the coding sequence ATGACCGAATTCCCCTTCGATTTTCGCCTGCTCCTGCTGATCGCCGCGATCGGCATCGATGCGCTCGTCGGCGATCCCGACTGGATCTGGCGCCGCCTGCCGCATCCGGTGACCTGGTTCGGCGCGCTGATCGGCCTCTCGGACCGTACCTTCAACCGGGACGCCGCGGCTCCCTGGATCCGCCGTATCGCAGGCGTCCTGGTCATCGTCGTCCTCGTCGCGATCGCCTGGTTCGCCGGCGTCCTGGTCGAGCGGCTGGCGGCGAGCTTCACCTATGGCTTCGTGCTGATCCCGGTTATCGCGTCGGTGCTGCTCGCCAGTCGCAGCCTCTATGTCCATGTCGCCCGCGTGCTGCAGGCCTTCTATTCAGGCGGGCTGGATACGGCGCGGCAGGCTGTCTCGATGATCGTCGGCCGCGATCCCGAAAGCCTCGACAAGGCGGGCGTTACCCGCGCCGCGATCGAATCGACGGCCGAGAATTTTTCCGATGGCGTCGTCGCTCCGGCCTTCTGGTTTGCCGTCTTCGGCCTGCCGGGGCTCTTCGCCTACAAGATGATCAACACGGCCGATTCGATGATCGGCCACCGCTCCGCCCGGCACGAAGCGTTCGGCTGGGCGGCGGCGCGCCTCGATGACCTCGTCAATCTCCCTGCGAGCCGGCTCGCGGGATTCCTCATCACGATGGCGGCGCCCTTTGCCGGCGGCACGATCAAGCAGTCCTTCATGGCGATGCTCGACGACGCGCGCAAGCATCGCTCGCCGAATGCCGGCTGGCCCGAGGCTGCCATGGCCGGCGCGCTCGGCCTCGCGCTCGCCGGTCCGCGCCGCTATGGCGAGCGCGTGGTCGAGGATCCCTATCTGAACGATGCCGGCCGGCACGAGGCCGGGCCCGGCGACATCGGTCGTGCGCTCAAGATTCTAAGGGCGGCGACGGCGCTCGGCGCCACCGGAATTCTCATGCTCTGGCTCTGGCTGCATACCTGA